The sequence ttgggtTGTGGTTGGGCCTGGTGTTGATGTTGGGGTTGGTGTTGAGTTTGGGGCTGGAGTTGGGGCtggagttggggctggggttggtgttggggctgATGTTGGGGTTTGTgttggggttggtgttggggctgAGGTTGGGGTTGAGGTTTGGACTGAGGTTGGGGCTGAgcctggggttggggctggagttGGGGTTGGgtctggggttggggttggggttagtgtttggggctggggttggtgttgggCCTGGGGCTGGAGTTGGGCCTGGGGTTGGCGTTGGGCCTGGGGTTGGCGTTGGGCCTGGGGTTGGCGTTGGGCCTGGGGTTGGGCCTGGGGCTGTGGTTGGTGTTGGGCCTGGGGCTGTGCTTGATGTTGGGGTTGGGCCTGGTGTTGGGGTTGGGACTGGgattagggttggggttagggttggggctGGAGTTGGGCCGGGGGCTGGGCCTGGGGTTGGTGTCGCGTTTGggcctggggttggggttgggcctGGGGTTGATGTTAGGGCTGGGGTCGGGGTTGGGGCTGGTGTTGGGcctggggttggtgttggggttggggttgggattGGGCTTGGGTTGGTGTAGGGGTTGGTGTTAGTgtttggggttggtgttgggCCTGGGGTTGGTGGGCCTGGGGCTGGAGTTGGGCCTGAGGTTGGCTTTGGGTTTGGGGCTGGAGTTGGGTTTGGTGTTGGGGTTGGTGTTGGGCCTCTGGTTggtgttggggctggggttgggcttGTGGTTGGGGTTGGGGTAGGTGTTAGTGTTGAGGTTGGGTCTGGGGTTGTGCCTGGGGTTGGGTCTGGGGTTGGGGCTGAGGTTGGGGTTGGGCCTGGAGTTGGTGTTGGGGCTGAGGTTGGGCCTGGGCCTGGTGTTGGGGCTGGAGTTAGGGTTGGTGTTGGGCCTGTGGTTGGGCCTGGGTTTGGTATTGGGGCTGGTGTTGggcctggggttggggttgggcctGAGGTTGGGGTTGGGCCTGTGGTTGGGGTTCGTGTTGGGGCTGGTGTTGGGCCTGGGGTTGGTGTTGCGGTCGGGGTTGGGcctgaggttggtgttggggttgAGGTTGGGGTTAGTGTTTGGGcctggggttggtgttggggatGGAGTTGGGCCTGGAGTTGGTGTTGGGGCTGGAGTTGggcctggggttggggttggtgtTGGACCTGGGCTTGGGGTTGACGttggggctagg is a genomic window of Amblyraja radiata isolate CabotCenter1 unplaced genomic scaffold, sAmbRad1.1.pri scaffold_354_ctg1, whole genome shotgun sequence containing:
- the LOC116969869 gene encoding fibroin heavy chain-like, coding for MLGLVLSLGLELGLELGLGLVLGLMLGFVLGLVLGLRLGLRFGLRLGLSLGLGLELGLGLGLGLGLVFGAGVGVGPGAGVGPGVGVGPGVGVGPGVGVGPGVGPGAVVGVGPGAVLDVGVGPGVGVGTGIRVGVRVGAGVGPGAGPGVGVAFGPGVGVGPGVDVRAGVGVGAGVGPGVGVGVGVGIGLGLGLVFGPGVGVGDGVGPGVGVGAGVGPGVGGTGVGVGAGVGPG